A part of Acipenser ruthenus chromosome 48, fAciRut3.2 maternal haplotype, whole genome shotgun sequence genomic DNA contains:
- the LOC117968495 gene encoding zinc finger protein 570-like, with the protein MESVYIKQEEVVELAPICIKQEMPELEPVHIKEETELEPVHIKEETELEPVHIKEETELEPVHIKEETELEPVHMKEETELEPVHFKEETELEPVHIKEDTELEPVHIKEETELEPVHIKEEDNELEPVHIKEETELEPVHIKEETELEPVHIKEEDNELEPVHIKEETELELVHIKEEDNELEPVHIKEETELEPVHIKEETELEPVHIKEETELEPVHIKQEETELEPVHMKEETELDHVHIKEKTELESFCIEEESIDLLFKDSENISLPKISHQCTECGKNFSQLRSLKRHQRIHTGEKLHHCSDCGKSFSQSGHLKSHQRTHTGEKPHHCSDCGKSFIRLGNLKQHQRIHTGEKPYQCIECGESFSMSGSLKRHQRIHSGKKPYHCVKCGKSFSLSGNLKRHQRIHAGERPHHCSDCGKSFSQLGHLKSHQQTHTGEKPHHCFDCGKSFSQ; encoded by the coding sequence ATGGAatctgtttacattaaacaggaggaggttGTGGAACTGGCACctatctgcattaaacaggagatgcctgaactggagcctgtccacattaaagaagagactgaactggagcctgtccacattaaagaagagactgaactggagcctgtccacattaaagaggagactgaactggagcctgtccacattaaagaagagactgaactggagcctgtccacatgaaagaagagactgaactggagcctgtccactttaaagaagagactgaactggagcctgtccacattaaagaagacactgaactggagcctgtccacattaaagaagagactgaactggagcctgtccacattaaagaagaagacaatgaactggagcctgtccacattaaagaggagactgaactggagcctgtccacattaaagaagagactgaactggagcctgtccacattaaagaagaagacaatgaactggagcctgtccacattaaagaggagactgaactggagcttgtccacattaaagaagaagacaatgaactggagcctgtgcacattaaagaagagactgaattggagcctgtccacattaaagaagagactgaactggagcctgtccacattaaagaagagactgaactggagcctgtccacattaaacaagaggagactgaactggagcctgtccacatgaaagaagagactgaactggatcatgtccacattaaagaaaagACTGAACTGGAGTCTTTCTGCATTGAAGAGGAGTCTATTGACTTGCTGTTTAAGGATTCAGAAAACATATCCCTGCCAAAGATATCacatcaatgtactgaatgtgggaagaaCTTCAGTCAGTTAagaagcctaaaaagacaccagagaattcaTACTGGAGAGAAGCTGCATCACTGcagtgactgtgggaagagcttcagtcagtcaggacacctaaaatcacaccagcgaactcacactggagagaagccgcatcactgttctgactgtgggaagagcttcattcggttaggaaacctaaaacaacaccagcgaattcacactggagagaagccgtatcaatgtATTGAatgtggagagagcttcagtatgtcaggaagcctaaaaagacaccagcgaattcacagtgGAAAGAAGCCGTATCATTGTGttaaatgtgggaagagtttcagtctgtcaggaaacctaaaaagacaccagagaattcacgcTGGAGAGAGGCcgcatcactgctctgactgtgggaagagcttcagtcagttaggacaCCTAAAatcacaccagcaaactcacactggagagaagccgcatcactgctttgactgtgggaagagcttcagtcagtaA